From Chryseobacterium salivictor, a single genomic window includes:
- a CDS encoding YihY/virulence factor BrkB family protein gives MGIKTPQFIIKIKNFLDKIHIPFLGISLWKMFEIYGQGVFKMQIGRSAASISWSFFLSLFPFILFLLSLLPYLPHYDKLQFYIFEVLMQNILPARMQSDVTGYIQNFIIPNIKNISNMTIVFAMVFAVNGTHSLINGFNFNTNLQRGLVKEYLVAFVITIAFILLIIASLLGIYYSEVVLKLFTPQINISWLVDNMSKIIGFISFPIFYFILLALFYWVGCLKITTFKQAVPGAILTTVLFVLVTYFFAIYVRNFARYNVLYGSIGTIILVMVWVNINIILILLGNELNIAIKRVRVEKMIAEEMTSNDLQFDKDLVSETEDIEDRNHITMDQ, from the coding sequence ATGGGCATTAAAACTCCGCAATTCATCATCAAAATAAAAAATTTTCTGGATAAGATTCATATTCCCTTTTTAGGAATTTCTCTTTGGAAAATGTTTGAAATTTATGGACAAGGTGTTTTTAAAATGCAGATTGGCAGAAGCGCAGCGAGTATTTCGTGGAGTTTCTTCCTGAGCCTGTTTCCTTTTATACTGTTTTTACTTTCGCTGCTGCCCTATCTTCCGCATTACGATAAACTGCAGTTTTATATTTTTGAAGTATTGATGCAGAATATCTTGCCGGCCCGTATGCAAAGCGATGTTACGGGATATATTCAAAATTTTATTATTCCGAATATCAAAAATATCAGCAATATGACGATTGTGTTTGCAATGGTTTTTGCGGTAAATGGAACACATTCTTTGATTAACGGTTTTAATTTCAATACCAATTTACAACGGGGTCTTGTTAAAGAATATCTGGTGGCTTTCGTGATCACCATCGCATTTATTCTGCTGATTATTGCTTCCCTGTTGGGAATCTATTACAGTGAAGTGGTTCTGAAACTATTTACACCCCAAATTAATATTTCCTGGTTGGTCGATAATATGTCGAAGATTATTGGATTTATTTCGTTCCCGATCTTTTACTTTATTTTGTTGGCGCTTTTTTATTGGGTAGGTTGTTTGAAGATTACTACCTTTAAGCAAGCTGTTCCCGGTGCTATTTTAACTACAGTTTTATTTGTGCTGGTTACTTATTTCTTTGCCATTTACGTGAGAAATTTTGCGAGATACAATGTTCTTTATGGCTCCATCGGAACGATTATTTTGGTAATGGTTTGGGTGAATATCAATATTATTTTAATTTTATTAGGAAATGAATTGAATATTGCCATTAAAAGAGTTCGTGTCGAAAAAATGATTGCCGAAGAAATGACCTCAAATGATTTGCAATTCGATAAAGATTTGGTTTCAGAAACCGAGGATATTGAAGACCGCAATCATATTACCATGGATCAATGA
- the nhaA gene encoding Na+/H+ antiporter NhaA, with protein MLITEYFKKFLHSSQSSGILLILCVLLSLFIANSSLGVSFQNVLDTHIGTEIFHLNYPLSIWINDGLMAIFFLLVGLEIKREIVEGELSSFKSASLPIIAAIGGMVVPALIYYFFNHGTEYANGWAIPMATDIAFSLAIISMLGKRAPLSLKIFLAALAIVDDLGAIMVIAIFYTDQLHWEYLGLSAAVVVLLILLNFFKFKKHIYYIIPGLFLWYFMHHSGIHATIAGVLLAFTIPTNTSTTEISPLEKLEQKLHLPVNFLIMPIFALANTNITFKDGMVDGLFSNFGYGIIFGLIFGKIIGINLFSWIFIKLKISSLPDKSSWSQMLGAGLLAGIGFTMSIFIGLLSFKGHPEIQDEAKFAILVASAISGFAGFSLLKYIGKKKEILQ; from the coding sequence ATGCTCATCACCGAATATTTTAAAAAATTTCTTCACAGTTCACAATCTTCTGGAATACTGTTAATTCTTTGTGTTTTACTATCACTCTTTATTGCGAATTCTTCGCTCGGAGTTTCATTTCAAAATGTCCTGGATACTCATATCGGAACTGAAATTTTTCATCTTAATTATCCGCTGAGCATTTGGATTAATGACGGTTTGATGGCTATTTTCTTTTTGCTCGTTGGTTTAGAAATCAAACGGGAAATCGTAGAAGGTGAACTTTCATCCTTTAAATCTGCATCATTACCCATTATCGCGGCAATCGGCGGAATGGTGGTTCCCGCTTTAATTTATTATTTTTTCAATCACGGAACCGAATATGCAAATGGCTGGGCAATCCCGATGGCGACAGACATTGCGTTTTCTCTCGCCATTATTTCGATGCTTGGGAAACGGGCACCACTTTCTTTAAAAATATTTTTGGCTGCTCTGGCAATTGTGGATGATTTAGGTGCAATTATGGTGATCGCCATCTTCTATACCGACCAGCTTCACTGGGAATATCTGGGATTAAGCGCTGCAGTGGTTGTGCTGTTAATCCTGCTGAATTTCTTTAAATTCAAAAAACATATTTACTATATAATTCCCGGTTTATTTCTTTGGTATTTCATGCACCATTCGGGGATTCATGCGACGATTGCAGGCGTGCTTTTAGCCTTTACGATTCCAACCAATACTTCTACCACTGAAATTTCACCTTTAGAAAAATTAGAGCAGAAATTACATTTACCCGTCAACTTTCTGATCATGCCGATTTTTGCGTTGGCCAATACGAATATCACTTTTAAAGATGGGATGGTGGACGGACTTTTCAGCAACTTTGGGTACGGAATTATCTTTGGATTAATCTTCGGTAAAATCATTGGAATCAACTTGTTTTCCTGGATTTTCATTAAATTAAAAATCAGCAGTTTACCCGATAAAAGTTCCTGGTCTCAAATGTTGGGCGCGGGACTTCTGGCAGGTATTGGTTTTACCATGTCTATTTTTATTGGTTTACTTTCCTTCAAAGGACATCCTGAAATTCAGGATGAAGCCAAATTTGCCATTTTGGTCGCTTCTGCAATTTCAGGATTCGCGGGTTTTTCTTTGTTAAAGTATATTGGAAAAAAGAAGGAAATTCTGCAATAG
- the rlmH gene encoding 23S rRNA (pseudouridine(1915)-N(3))-methyltransferase RlmH, with protein sequence MRINLVCMGKTDDKEITNLVQYYQNRLPKYWNFELIEIPDVKNAKNLSPDLLKKEEGKLFLNLIENSDTIVLLDEKGKQFTSREFAAKIDNWMSSSVKKVSIIIGGAYGFSDEMYARANEKMSLSKMTFTHQMIRLFFVEQIYRADQILQGKPYHND encoded by the coding sequence ATGCGAATTAATTTAGTCTGCATGGGCAAGACCGATGATAAAGAAATTACCAATCTGGTCCAATATTACCAAAACCGACTGCCAAAATACTGGAATTTTGAGCTCATCGAAATTCCCGATGTAAAAAACGCCAAAAACCTCAGTCCTGATTTACTCAAAAAGGAAGAAGGAAAATTGTTTTTAAATTTAATTGAAAACTCCGACACCATTGTCCTTCTCGACGAAAAAGGAAAACAGTTTACCAGCCGCGAATTCGCTGCCAAAATCGATAACTGGATGAGTTCCTCTGTGAAAAAAGTTTCCATTATTATCGGAGGTGCATACGGTTTTTCAGATGAAATGTATGCACGGGCTAATGAGAAAATGTCGCTTTCTAAAATGACGTTCACCCATCAGATGATCCGCCTGTTTTTTGTAGAACAAATTTACCGCGCCGATCAGATTCTCCAGGGAAAACCTTATCATAACGACTGA
- a CDS encoding ABC1 kinase family protein — protein sequence MALEQLDKYTKFFGFILKYYNSDIVKSTTNSAMNEMTLEEIPKDDFNDQPEELVEDLKRMGPTYVKLGQLLSTRPDLLPDNYLVALAGLQDNVETISYQEVEKIFEEEIGVKISKAFVDFNPVPLASASIGQVHKAVLHSGREVAVKIQRPGVRKNFFDDLDALKQMAAIAVSHSKEAKKYAIDDVVEELRYILLNELDYHKEAQNLIVLKENLKEYSNLVIPRPVVGYSSSKVLTMDFIDGKKITSLGHLKKLETDFNPLIDDLVEAYLKQIIVDGFAHADPHPGNIHLTSDDQIALMDLGMVAKFSPKMMEKIMMLLVGMSKKDGDAITEALLEMSDYNSATANIENFRKNINRLVLESTSTKAEDMETGRIVLQMNRIAADDGIKLPVELNILGKILLNLDQIIAVLTPKYNLQQAIQKFIQRMVNKKIKQELKPENVYGLLLDNKKLAENLPGRLNKITEKLANNEFEIKINAIDETRLTDGFQKVANRITSGLIIAAMIIGAALLMRIPSSYSVLGYGILPFIFFLIAIGLGLFLVYNIMFKDQSFRNDKNS from the coding sequence ATGGCATTAGAACAACTCGATAAATACACCAAGTTTTTTGGTTTCATTCTCAAATACTACAACAGTGATATTGTGAAATCTACAACGAATTCTGCAATGAATGAGATGACCTTGGAAGAAATTCCCAAAGATGATTTCAATGACCAACCGGAAGAACTTGTGGAAGATTTAAAAAGAATGGGTCCAACCTATGTTAAATTAGGACAACTTCTTTCAACAAGACCCGATTTATTGCCTGACAATTACTTGGTTGCACTTGCTGGATTACAGGATAATGTAGAAACCATTTCTTATCAAGAAGTAGAAAAGATTTTTGAAGAAGAAATCGGCGTTAAAATCAGCAAAGCATTTGTTGATTTTAATCCCGTTCCGTTGGCAAGTGCGTCTATTGGCCAAGTTCACAAAGCTGTTCTACATTCAGGCCGTGAGGTTGCAGTAAAGATTCAAAGGCCTGGGGTCCGCAAGAATTTTTTCGATGATCTGGATGCTTTGAAACAGATGGCGGCAATAGCGGTCTCACATTCCAAAGAGGCAAAAAAGTATGCAATTGACGATGTTGTGGAAGAGTTGCGCTACATTCTTCTCAACGAACTTGATTACCATAAAGAGGCACAGAATTTAATTGTCCTTAAAGAAAATTTAAAAGAATACAGCAACCTCGTCATTCCCCGACCTGTTGTCGGATATTCATCTTCTAAAGTATTGACGATGGATTTTATAGATGGTAAAAAAATCACGTCACTCGGTCATTTAAAAAAGTTAGAAACTGATTTTAATCCATTAATTGATGATCTTGTTGAAGCTTATTTAAAACAGATTATTGTAGATGGTTTTGCGCACGCCGATCCACATCCCGGAAACATTCATTTAACTTCCGATGACCAAATCGCTTTGATGGATTTGGGAATGGTGGCAAAATTCAGCCCTAAAATGATGGAAAAAATAATGATGTTACTGGTCGGAATGAGCAAAAAAGACGGCGACGCCATTACAGAAGCATTGTTAGAAATGAGCGACTATAATTCTGCGACGGCAAATATTGAAAACTTCAGAAAAAACATCAATAGACTTGTCTTAGAAAGCACAAGCACGAAAGCTGAAGATATGGAAACCGGTAGAATTGTGCTGCAGATGAATAGAATTGCCGCAGACGATGGAATAAAACTGCCGGTGGAACTGAATATTTTAGGGAAAATCTTATTAAACCTAGACCAGATCATTGCGGTATTAACTCCCAAGTATAATTTACAGCAAGCCATTCAAAAATTTATTCAAAGAATGGTCAATAAAAAAATAAAACAGGAATTAAAACCTGAAAATGTGTACGGGTTATTATTAGACAATAAAAAACTCGCTGAAAATTTACCGGGCCGCCTCAATAAAATCACAGAAAAATTAGCCAATAACGAATTTGAAATTAAGATTAATGCCATCGATGAAACACGCTTAACCGATGGTTTTCAAAAAGTTGCTAACCGCATTACCTCGGGGTTAATTATTGCCGCGATGATTATTGGAGCTGCATTACTTATGAGGATCCCGTCCTCCTACTCTGTTTTAGGATACGGAATTCTGCCTTTCATTTTTTTCCTGATTGCAATCGGACTGGGCCTTTTTCTTGTTTACAACATTATGTTTAAGGACCAAAGTTTCAGAAACGACAAAAACTCATGA
- a CDS encoding RelA/SpoT family protein has protein sequence MVYDLEQENKEILARYKDLITNTYRNLDEEQNKLIRKAFDIALDAHKDQRRKTGEPYIYHPIEVAKIVANEIGLGATSIACALLHDVIEDSDYTYDDLKKIFGKKIADIVNGLTKIAVMNHQNISIQSENYRKLLLTLSEDFRVILIKIADRLHNMRTLESMTPEKQKKIASETVYIYAPLAHRLGLYNIKSELEDLSLKFNNPEVYFDISSKLELAKESREKYIEEFKKEVSEQLEDENLNVSIKGRAKAISSIYRKMLKQGVTFDEVFDNYAIRIIYKSDAKNEKFLAWKIYSIVTDLYHSNPQRMRDWISQPRSTGYESLHLTILGPDKKWIEVQIRSERMDDIAEKGVAAHYKYKEGYQQSSDEKNFERWVREIREVLENQQSMTTTELLDDIKLNLYSKEVFVFTPKGEIKTLPIGSTALDFAFSVHSDLGTKCLGAKVNGKLVPISYVLLNGDQVDILSSQNQKPKVDWLDFVVTSKAKSKIKAILNSENNGLVEEGKEILQRKMRHAKLNFNDEEINKMQKFFELKSSQELFLKFQNGDLDIGDIKKYTEGKGIFSNILQRFRKSPVKNELFTETPETNLDMIVFGKDEQKMNYSYAKCCTVIPGDRIFGFITISEGIKVHNDNCPNAINLRAQYDYRVLPAKWVNEESFKNRIKIEIEGLDRMGMINDITAVISNNMNMDMKSMSIESNNGVFLGSINLEVRNRSQLDETFKQLKNINGVSRVKRM, from the coding sequence ATGGTTTACGATTTAGAACAGGAAAATAAAGAAATTCTCGCAAGGTATAAAGATTTAATCACCAATACGTATCGCAACCTGGATGAGGAACAGAATAAACTCATCCGGAAAGCCTTCGATATTGCTCTAGATGCCCATAAAGACCAGCGCAGAAAAACAGGCGAACCTTACATCTATCATCCGATTGAGGTAGCAAAAATTGTGGCCAACGAAATTGGGTTGGGTGCTACATCGATTGCGTGTGCACTTCTTCACGATGTAATCGAAGATTCTGATTATACTTACGATGATCTCAAAAAAATATTCGGAAAAAAAATTGCAGATATTGTCAACGGACTGACCAAAATTGCGGTGATGAATCACCAGAATATTTCGATACAGTCAGAGAATTACCGCAAGCTTTTGCTCACTCTTTCCGAAGACTTCCGGGTGATTTTAATTAAAATTGCAGACCGGCTGCACAATATGCGGACCCTGGAAAGTATGACGCCGGAGAAGCAGAAAAAAATCGCCTCGGAAACGGTTTATATTTATGCACCGCTTGCCCACCGCCTCGGTTTGTACAACATCAAATCAGAATTAGAAGATCTTTCTTTAAAATTTAATAATCCGGAAGTCTATTTCGACATTTCCTCGAAATTAGAACTGGCGAAAGAAAGCCGCGAAAAATACATCGAAGAATTTAAAAAAGAGGTATCGGAACAGTTAGAAGATGAAAATCTAAATGTTTCCATCAAAGGAAGAGCAAAAGCAATTTCTTCCATTTACCGTAAAATGCTCAAACAGGGAGTAACTTTCGATGAGGTTTTTGATAATTACGCCATCAGAATTATTTATAAATCGGATGCCAAAAACGAAAAATTTCTCGCCTGGAAAATCTATTCCATCGTTACAGACCTTTATCACAGTAATCCTCAGCGTATGCGGGATTGGATTTCTCAGCCGCGTTCTACGGGTTATGAAAGTCTGCATCTCACCATTTTAGGTCCCGATAAAAAATGGATTGAAGTTCAAATCCGGTCCGAACGGATGGATGATATCGCCGAAAAAGGTGTCGCAGCTCACTACAAATACAAGGAAGGTTACCAACAGAGTTCTGATGAAAAAAACTTTGAACGTTGGGTAAGAGAAATCCGTGAAGTGCTGGAAAATCAGCAGTCGATGACCACGACAGAACTTTTAGATGATATTAAACTTAATTTGTATTCAAAAGAAGTTTTTGTCTTTACGCCAAAAGGGGAAATAAAAACGCTGCCGATTGGCTCTACTGCTTTGGATTTTGCATTTTCGGTGCATTCGGATTTAGGAACAAAATGTCTTGGCGCGAAGGTAAACGGTAAATTAGTCCCTATTTCTTATGTTTTATTAAATGGCGACCAGGTTGATATTCTGTCCTCACAAAACCAAAAACCAAAAGTTGACTGGCTGGATTTTGTAGTCACTTCGAAAGCCAAATCAAAGATAAAAGCCATTCTGAATTCTGAGAATAACGGTTTGGTGGAAGAAGGAAAAGAAATCCTGCAAAGGAAAATGCGCCACGCCAAACTTAATTTCAACGATGAGGAAATTAATAAAATGCAGAAATTCTTTGAGTTAAAAAGTTCTCAGGAATTATTTCTCAAATTTCAAAATGGTGATTTAGACATCGGTGACATTAAAAAATATACCGAAGGAAAAGGAATTTTCAGTAATATCCTACAGCGTTTCCGCAAATCGCCCGTGAAAAACGAGCTCTTCACCGAAACCCCGGAAACCAATCTCGACATGATTGTTTTCGGAAAAGATGAGCAGAAAATGAATTATTCGTATGCGAAATGCTGTACCGTAATTCCGGGCGACAGAATTTTTGGATTCATCACTATTTCTGAAGGAATTAAAGTGCATAATGACAACTGTCCCAACGCGATAAACCTCCGTGCCCAATATGACTATCGGGTTTTACCGGCAAAATGGGTCAATGAGGAAAGTTTCAAAAACAGAATAAAAATTGAAATTGAAGGCCTCGACCGAATGGGAATGATCAACGACATTACGGCAGTCATAAGCAACAACATGAATATGGACATGAAAAGCATGTCGATTGAATCTAATAACGGCGTCTTTTTAGGCAGCATTAATCTGGAAGTGAGAAACCGAAGCCAATTGGACGAGACTTTCAAACAACTCAAAAATATCAACGGTGTTTCCCGTGTAAAACGGATGTAA